The Apium graveolens cultivar Ventura chromosome 3, ASM990537v1, whole genome shotgun sequence sequence aagcggaactgctcaaaactcttggacaagctcataaggataatgtcaatctgggtttccccgtcaagttcagcaccaaggatctctatctcattcagatgagacatcatcttgagaatatgatcccttacaggtgtgccttcagccatctaagtgttcattaaagccttcatggctacttgcatagcagccctattctgatctccaaaaagttccttgagattaaagagcatatccgaagcagtggccatagactgatgctgatgctacaaaacacccgacattgctgccagaatgtaacatcgcgacatttcatcagccttaatccaccgtttataatactctttctcatcttcaggagcatcaacagcaggttgttcaggcttgggttcataagtgcaaaacttgtactcctcagcagtcaacacaatatccaaatttcgtttccattcaatatagttagatctggtaagtttgttatccttaagtatggtgaatagtggattaaaacccattttatcctgagaatcatgcataaaatcatcacataaataagggtgcattaattattaagatctattgattcctctaacaattattaaaatttaatgcactaacatataaacaccataagcttctggtacgccacgatgtgtgacatgtataccacctaattttgtttaaatgttacttcggtcctattactaaacaatatgccacgttggggtggactatattatttttcatagctaagtgtataccatcatcaaatcttaaattatttgaaatctatggaacttggtacgccacgatgggtggcgtgtataccttccaatatccgtaatttttccttgaatagaatacttcaattcaatattcatcaatggtttgatttccaggtagtggaggagtcacatcggtctcgcttaaaacccacagccttacaagttcgatgaacccgtttttgacaaaatcgccccaaatcagaaataaagaaaatccgtatttattcctttcaaaatttattaatttaagaagtttgttctagtaatttctataacattctagacatcataaattacatgccacgatgggtgtcgtatatataatttatattcatctttatgttaaattacctacaaccaataatggagaccatgggatttaatttcatattaatttcctctcccacttagattttttttattaaaattgaggaattttaaaattaaatggggccctatgttgttataattatgtctaatcatgcattcaaaatacacacataattttagcaacatataacatttaattaaagcaataaataaaatttatgtccatgtcgtcctaattaagttaaacatgcaattttaaaagaattacacacataattaacgacacacataatcaataaattaaagcaataattaaaatttaatggaaaaaattaaaataaattttccactattatgacccttgaaaaaaaatccagctctcaaaaaaaaaatctgccccaagcgcgccccgacgcccccagcagtcccagctgccgcaacagccccagcagtcccagctgccgcagcggccccagcagccccagctgccgcagcggccgcagcgcgcgcctgttgcttttctgtgagttttgttttgattttgttcgatccaaacatcaacagcagccccttgtaatcgcacagcggaacaaaaaactaacggaattgatttccgatcgcacataactattacaaaatacccggaacaattacaaaaaaaatagatctaatacaaaactaattttgtaaaatctattctaacacgatcaaccctcgtgtaaattacaaccacgtggaaaccaaaacaaaaattaaccacgattaaaccacgtgggatccaaacacataattaaaatatacatggccataatagtggattaacaacctgcatcaaaaccaatacaagcaaaacactatatacacgcatatataattacgacattaacattatatcataaaacgtagaacccattaccaggctctgataccaattgttgggaaccacggacttagggtgttactacgttttacgataaagattacgaaaagaggattaccttgttaatggttgattccacgctcttctattgtattcccaaattcccttgagcgaagtgtggcctccgtcttctcaagttatcctctcttcttgctccttggtggctacaatatgttttcacacgCTTCCAAgtaagaagagaataagaatatatataggctacaatagggaccatgaataattaggttgggccttctaattacatcttgagcctagcccaatgtaattaaatattaattcaatccactaaagaattaatatttgcactacctttcctaataccgtaatttaattaattcggttccaatattatttgcttattaaattccccatgtttaaaatatcatatgtccattaattaaataaattactgatactttatttaattaatattttttatccttgatcatccactcaacctttatttaattatgccagaataaattccaccggtagggtttcacataattaaatctttttgagctttcaaggggacatcattaacccgaatattatcaggacatggattccttcaataaataatatccaccatgtatataattccatcacccaaaatataatgatataattcaaaagaattatttcatatataaatcaaagcatgtaaataatatacacgtgtcaattactatttccggattaagaacctaagcattaataataacatagaatcttagttctccttcttaatcaatATTAaaggaacaattctaaatttgatcatgttcaatatacacaaagtatactagtattatttattagtcaatataaattaatctaaataatactacagccatactagtggattgtccaacaccacttgtgctgtgaaccttattatattatataaccgtatttaacaatctaatattctgtatcccatttgatactagattgttcacaatatataatattagacaacatgtaaacattcaaatgattctcaaataaaatggccagaaataaatgtacatacttcaaataaatattttcagtatacactaacaatacTTTCTAAGTGTGACAACTAAGCCTGTAACTGAAAATGTTGGTTCAAGTTTTTCAAATTTTAGTCCAGATTTTTTGCTCCAAGTGTTTCTAATTTTGAGAATAAACTAGCTCTATAGCCCGTGCGAGGCACAGACATGTTCTAAAATATtacaatattttttattaatttcagtGTTTTTTTTGGGATATTTGAATATTTAAATTAGTGATAAATATTGGCGGTTACCAACCTTATTTTTCTATGTGTTGTATTCAAAGAAGTTCCCAATGACAATTATATTATTGTCGACTTGTTTGATACTCCATAATATGTTTTTTGTATTTTGGGTTGTATTGGTGGTAATTTCGTGTAACACACATGCATAATGTATATGTGACAATAATTTCGTGTAGCAATATTGTAAtttcccgtaatttttagaattcgatcaataatagaataatagaaaaaaaatattaaaattagataaggactagaatttaaaattgaattagattaatgggcctaaaatttggatcagatactaatatggataacttgtagattaagatatagggttttgtatcgttataaatacaccatattcgtcttcctcgtttttaTTCTTAAAATTCGTAGGCCTTTTTCTCataaaaatcagcagtcttgtaaaattcgtagaaaattcatcgtaagtcggaattcagtgatcctggaattttcggaaaggtcttttcgttctctacaactttcgtgttttgCATTTTCCAATAAAAcatcatttagagggtcaaatatgctatattcagatctggtcaggttttgaggtaagtactttttgacttacttttattttcggaaaagttttgatactctgattttcgaatttcgtataaaatataagaattctgtttcgaactgtataagaaataagatacgagaatcttttgaaacctagtctctacgttttcgaacatgttcgtaatttacgctataggtccggaactagccttaaatacccttagtaggcgcacgagtgtgcaactttagatacctattaagggcgcgtaattattgaactttagatgccgaccactggcaaagtgtggtatatgagaataagaataagaattagatgacggctactggcaaagtgtggccgtaaATCAAGACTGTGGTGTGTATtgtttcgttctgttttattctgttctgatctgttataaaatatgctttgttctgttttaaattatgaattttaaaatataaaactttgggttggatttattttagaaaatattttacaaaattattattgttttgagggaaatcgttttattaaaacacccattatttttcggttaaatagttagtcaatttgtacttgctgagttttgtagctcacccctttcAATTTTAAGTTTCGTTTAAGAGCTCGAGTTGGATAACATTGAAGTTCGAGGACTTAGGATTGAAGTATATTAAATTTTGGGCTTCCGTTAGgtgcgcttttgtaatagtcatctttgtaatagaatttcGCATTAGTAAATTtgtattttgttttagttttgatttagaattaatagtccggaaggCGGGCTATTACAAATATATAATTTGATCtgcaaaaaaatattttttgtgtTGTATTGATTAGAATTTCATGTATTATACATGCATGATGTTTTAAATGTGATTATGTTATTGTCTATTTTGTAAGTAAGAATTTGATACTCATAATATGTCATAAATAATCGTATTAAATTTCAAacagttttaaaaaatataatgtttTGCAAGTGAACTCTAAAACTAGTGAGTGATGTTTTTTTATCAGCTGCTTAAACCATGATTAATATGATACAtgttattaaaaaatttgatgtaatttaatcatgtttatattaataaatatatgagatatctaattcttaattatattaataactttttaaatgatatatattattgaaaaaacatatgtatgcatatatatgtaagtgtgtgtatatatatagttaataattataaaataattaatatgCATTAATGAAGATTAGCTATTAATCTAGGAAGCACCGACACTGATACAGTGACACGGGATACGGGGATTCGTCAATTATCAAAGTGTCCTGGATACGGGACACacaaaaaaaagtaaaaaaaaaatataaaatataagaTTTGTATATGTCAAATATTGAACAACTTCATTCATAATAATAATAGTGTTTCCTATATAATAAGTGATAAACTAATATAAGATATATTCTACATTTTCATTCAAATGATCATCTTGTGTAAAAAGAACAACTTCCATTTTCGGTTCATCGAGGGACATAAAATTAGGGATAATATAAGATGGTTTGTGcttttaaaatctgattttggGTTTTTTTAAAGATGATTTTGGGATTTTTTAAGATGATTTTGGGCTTTTTTATATGGGTTGGGTCGGTGGGCCGTGTCGGTCGCGTGTCGAACCCGTGTCGGTCGCGTGTCGAACCCGTGTCGGTAGCCTTTTTCTGTTGACACGCCATCAGACACGTACTCAGCCGTGTCGATGCCGTGTCACCGTGTCGGCCGTGTCCGACACGCATACAACATCCTTTTTGAAATGTCGGTGCTTGCTAGCTATTAATGGatattaaatatgaaataatAAATAGGATAATGGTTAAACTTGTCATTTTTTATTGAATAAATTGTTTCAACCAACCCCACATTTgttctattatatatataatagattatCAAAGAAATACCGGGAGCCTATCCAAGTATCTTTCTTTTGCCTGTACTGCAAAGTTATCAAAGAAATTGGTTCAGTCAAATAAAGCCGAGCCTATCCATTAATTTATTTACTAGTGAACTTAGTTTTGATTTTACCTGTAGCCACAACAACTATTGAAAGAGTATTTTCTGCAATAAAACCTATCAAAATAGAATTACGCAACCGACTAGGCCATGATCTGGTGAATGACTGTTTAGTTGCATATATCAAAAAAGATATAATGAATTAAGTTATTATTGATGACATTATTATAAGGTTCCAGAACATCGCACTTTAGGAAAATGTTATTGtaatttaattaatataaagATATTATTAATTTGTgccttttaatttttttttgcaacgggaaaaaaatcaattaattttttaGAAAACCCCCAATGAAAAAAGAAAATTGGGTTCACCACTGTCCGTATTCCTTCATTCCTAAATAAATCATAAGTGCCGTTTTAATTTTTCACATATATATTTTGAGATATAACAAAAAGCAGGTTACTTTGAAAAAAGAAAGTTTTGAACAAAAATATAaagtttaatttaatttaaattttattttaaaaataattagcCAAAGTACCTTTCATTTAACACCTCACGtgcaaaaataaaataattaatttgaaaattaatatCTTGTCCCAGGATAAATATTTGTACCCTATCCAAACGAATCTCCATGATTTGGCactaaatttaatattatttatttattttatcatatAAAAACATAACAAAAGACAGACACATTCTCAATCGGATAAACACAAAATTATTCCCCATTATCAAATTCTAGAGAGAGAAACAGAAAcaagagagagaaagagaagagagatggCAGGGATTGTTCAAGACTGGGAACCCGTCGTGATCCGCAAGAAAGCTCCCACCGCCGCCGCTCGCAAGGATGAGAAGGCCGTCAACGCCGCCCGTCGCGCCGGCGCCGAGATCGAAACCGTCAAAAAAGgtttctttttttaaaaaaaaaaattgtgttTTAGGGTTTTGATTTATCGTTTGAATCTGTTTATTACGTTTTGATCTACGCGTTTTTGTGTCATTATCGATTTTACAGTTTCGATCTAATTGCTTAAGTGTTTTTTGTATGTTATGATATTCATGATTGATGTTAGGGTTTTTTTatgaaattttagaaaaataataaattatttgatgattatATATTTGGGcgtgaaccaacacaacataacaCAACACATATGTATTAAAAAgtcgaaagaatttttaatagGGATTATTGAGAATTATCGAAATTATTTATGCAAAACAGAACACCTGTTTAGCTAAGGGGATTATTGATGCTTCAAATGACCTATTTAATAGAGATTTCGTGATTACACATAGTATTAAGTATAAGCGAGTATTAACAAGTGATTTATCAACTGACACGAAACCGGATTACCGTAAATTATTAGGGTTTTTTCTTTTGTTTGAACGGGAGTGTATCTGTGATGATAAGAATGCATCTTTTTTATCGGTGATTATATTTTTTAGTCACGTGTGTTGTCTGGGTGAAGGTGAACCTTGTTTGATGTACATTTTACTTTATATGTCTCTCTGGTACATTGTTGTTTGCTTGAATTTAAATAATTGGATTTTTGGTTTAAGACATGATCTTCACAATATTGCAGCAACTGCTGGCTCAAACAAGGCTGCCTCCAGTGGAACTTCTTTGAACACTAGGAAGCTGGATGAAGACACTGAAAATCTAGCTCGTAAGTGGTAGAATTTTGTAAAGATATTTTTTTGTATCGCTTAGCTCTGAAAGTAGTTTTTCCTGATTGTTTATTTTAAACTTCTTTCACTTGGACTTCAATTTTTACTTGTTTAGTTAGTCACAAACACCAGTAAGGAGAAACCGTGGCTTAAGTTTTTCCATACCAAAAGATTTGTAGTTTGACATTATAGGTTGCAAGTTGTAATACATTAAAGATATAGCTGTCCCTCCTTCATTTTCAATATGCTATCCGTATTAAATATTAGTAGATGTAGTCAACATTTTGCTCAGACTCCAGTTTCTTTATCTGTCTCACACAGCAGGCATGGTATGAAGCTTCTTtctaataaaataaagtaaagtTCCACTTCGATAAAGTAGTCATTTCTGAGCTCATATTCCATTTCTATTTTCAAACCGTCCTGTCTCCCTCTCTATACATTGATGGATTGTATGTCCATCAATTTCATTTGTTACAGTTTCCCTTATAAACAATGTCAAATTACCTCACTTTCACAAACGAGCAGTTGTAGCTTTTAGGTGGAATCAGTTGCATCAGCGTGTGTTTAGCTTGTCT is a genomic window containing:
- the LOC141711663 gene encoding multiprotein-bridging factor 1b-like; the protein is MAGIVQDWEPVVIRKKAPTAAARKDEKAVNAARRAGAEIETVKKATAGSNKAASSGTSLNTRKLDEDTENLAHEKVPTELKKAIMHARNEKKLTQAQLAQMINEKPQVIQEYESGKAIPNQQIITKLERALGAKLRGKK